One Enterococcus silesiacus genomic window carries:
- a CDS encoding excinuclease ABC: MKETLKNQAKNLPLSPGVYLMKDRHGEIIYIGKAKKLRERVSSYFVRNKQHSSKTLRLIQQLAAFDVIEVESELDALLLECQLIQTHRPIYNRQMNAFEKYKYVEINAEQGELSINILSVPTKTNCFGPFSINKKLSKLKLILESLYRLNQSNYWQHSFLESTSEPVESNIAAKEILGAFTFNNQLPQKRLEIKMMSASDNHSFEKALKLREDWHFLTRFFNQNKKLILANQTNWQLLSVPVGSKIKYYLIYQGLVISQRTITTRTFSNYTPSELAKKILPKNKPENIQQFSKNQVDFINILYSYINRHKECRLLDLTDPFA, encoded by the coding sequence ATGAAAGAAACTCTGAAAAATCAAGCAAAAAATCTACCATTAAGTCCTGGTGTCTATTTAATGAAGGATAGACATGGAGAAATTATCTATATAGGAAAAGCAAAAAAGTTGCGGGAACGTGTCAGCAGTTACTTTGTTAGAAATAAACAGCACTCTAGTAAAACATTACGGTTAATCCAGCAATTAGCTGCCTTTGATGTTATCGAAGTAGAGTCCGAACTTGACGCTCTATTGCTTGAATGCCAACTGATCCAAACACACCGCCCTATCTATAATCGGCAAATGAACGCTTTTGAGAAATATAAATATGTCGAAATCAATGCGGAACAGGGAGAGCTCTCAATTAATATACTTTCTGTTCCTACGAAAACAAACTGTTTTGGTCCTTTCTCGATCAATAAAAAACTTTCTAAATTAAAGTTAATTTTAGAAAGCCTATATAGATTGAATCAGAGTAATTATTGGCAGCACTCTTTTCTTGAAAGTACTTCTGAACCTGTTGAGTCAAACATTGCAGCCAAAGAAATACTAGGTGCTTTCACATTTAACAATCAACTACCTCAAAAACGTTTAGAAATAAAAATGATGTCAGCTTCAGACAATCATTCATTTGAAAAAGCACTAAAATTGCGTGAAGACTGGCATTTTCTTACTCGTTTTTTTAATCAAAATAAAAAATTGATTTTAGCAAACCAAACGAATTGGCAGTTATTATCGGTTCCAGTCGGATCAAAAATAAAATACTACCTGATTTACCAAGGCCTTGTCATAAGTCAGCGAACAATCACAACACGAACCTTTTCTAACTATACACCTAGTGAACTAGCCAAAAAAATTCTTCCTAAAAATAAGCCCGAAAACATTCAGCAATTTTCCAAAAATCAAGTTGATTTTATCAATATTTTATATAGTTATATCAATCGGCACAAAGAATGCCGATTACTTGATCTCACTGATCCATTTGCATAA
- a CDS encoding serine kinase: MEEVVKIHQLVKKLSLEVVYGDEESLNREITTGDISRPGLELTGYFNYYPHNRLQLFGSKEITFSQRMIPEERLMVMRRLCEKDTPAFIISRGLEAPEEMVQAAKEKGLAVLRSPISTSRLLGELSSYLDSRLAARTSVHGVLVDVYGLGVLIQGDSGIGKSETALELIKRGHRLIADDRVDVYQQDELTVVGEPPKILQHLIEIRGIGIIDVMNLFGASAVRGFMQVQLVVYLEAWEKDKKYDRLGSDDAMVEIASVDVPQIRIPVKTGRNVAIIIEVAAMNFRAKTMGYDATKSFEERLTRLIEENSGTM; encoded by the coding sequence ATGGAAGAAGTTGTAAAGATTCATCAACTGGTAAAAAAGCTTTCTTTAGAAGTCGTTTATGGCGATGAAGAAAGTTTAAATAGAGAAATCACAACCGGAGATATTTCACGCCCTGGATTGGAGTTAACGGGTTATTTTAATTATTATCCTCATAATCGTTTGCAGCTGTTTGGCAGCAAAGAGATTACTTTTTCACAACGGATGATACCAGAAGAACGATTGATGGTTATGCGCCGGTTATGTGAGAAGGATACGCCTGCTTTTATTATTTCCAGAGGACTGGAAGCACCTGAAGAAATGGTACAAGCAGCTAAAGAAAAAGGCTTGGCAGTTTTACGCTCGCCGATTTCGACTTCGAGATTATTAGGGGAATTATCAAGCTATTTAGATAGTCGTTTAGCTGCAAGAACTAGCGTACACGGTGTTTTAGTGGACGTTTATGGTTTAGGTGTCTTGATTCAAGGAGACAGTGGCATCGGGAAAAGTGAAACGGCATTAGAATTGATCAAGCGTGGTCATCGATTGATCGCAGATGATCGTGTAGATGTTTATCAACAAGACGAATTAACGGTTGTTGGTGAGCCACCTAAAATTTTGCAGCACTTGATCGAAATTCGTGGAATCGGCATCATTGACGTAATGAATCTATTTGGTGCAAGTGCTGTCCGTGGCTTTATGCAGGTGCAACTGGTTGTTTATTTAGAGGCATGGGAAAAAGATAAAAAATATGATCGCTTAGGCTCAGATGATGCAATGGTGGAAATTGCCAGTGTCGATGTTCCACAAATTCGTATTCCTGTAAAAACTGGCCGAAATGTGGCGATCATTATTGAAGTTGCCGCAATGAATTTCCGTGCAAAAACAATGGGTTATGATGCAACAAAATCATTTGAAGAACGATTGACTCGATTGATCGAAGAAAATTCAGGGACTATGTAG
- a CDS encoding prolipoprotein diacylglyceryl transferase (transfers the N-acyl diglyceride moiety to the prospective N-terminal cysteine in prolipoprotein), with translation MLGQVNPVAFNLFGISVYWYAIIIVSGIVLAVWLSSREAVRVGLKEDDVIDFMLWGLPSAIIGARLYYVIFQWQDYVNNPIEIILTRNGGLAIYGGLIGGGLALFFFTRHRFISTWTFLDIAAPSVILAQGIGRWGNFMNHEAYGPATTRGFLEGLHLPKFIIDNMNIDGTYHQPTFLYESIWNVLGFIVLVLLRKKKHFLKEGEVVLSYIVWYSFGRFFIEGMRTDSLYAFGDIRVSQLFSLVLFFGAIGLMIFRRKKGSVPFYDREKGIKKAV, from the coding sequence ATGTTAGGTCAAGTAAATCCAGTAGCATTTAATCTTTTTGGAATATCTGTATACTGGTATGCAATAATTATTGTTTCAGGGATCGTACTAGCTGTTTGGCTAAGTAGTCGAGAAGCGGTTCGCGTCGGGTTAAAAGAAGACGATGTAATTGATTTTATGCTTTGGGGATTGCCGAGTGCGATTATTGGTGCCCGATTGTATTATGTGATTTTTCAGTGGCAGGACTATGTAAATAATCCAATCGAGATTATCTTGACCAGAAATGGTGGTCTGGCAATTTATGGTGGCTTGATTGGTGGAGGACTGGCATTATTTTTCTTCACCAGACATCGTTTTATTTCAACGTGGACATTTTTAGATATTGCAGCGCCAAGTGTGATTTTAGCACAAGGGATTGGACGCTGGGGAAACTTTATGAATCATGAAGCCTACGGTCCTGCAACAACGCGTGGCTTTCTAGAAGGGTTACATTTGCCAAAATTTATCATTGATAATATGAATATTGATGGGACGTACCATCAGCCAACTTTTTTATATGAATCTATTTGGAATGTTTTAGGATTTATCGTATTGGTTCTTTTAAGGAAAAAGAAACATTTCTTAAAAGAAGGAGAAGTTGTTTTAAGCTATATCGTCTGGTATTCTTTCGGCCGTTTCTTTATTGAAGGCATGCGGACAGATAGTTTATATGCATTTGGCGATATTAGAGTTTCTCAACTATTTTCTCTAGTTCTATTCTTCGGTGCCATTGGACTTATGATCTTTCGACGTAAAAAAGGCTCAGTACCATTTTATGATCGTGAAAAAGGAATAAAAAAGGCTGTTTAG
- a CDS encoding glycerol-3-phosphate dehydrogenase, which produces MKQKVAVLGPGSWGTALAQVLAENGHEVRIWGHNKAQIDEINNYHTNRHYLPDLVIPESIQGKMSLEECIQDADAVLFVVPTKAIRSVAQEFTAKCKNQPLIIHASKGLEQGSHKRISEVLMEEIPAEKRHGVVVLSGPSHAEEVAVHDITTITAASESLAEATYVQSLFMNDYFRIYTNDDVIGVETGAALKNIIALGAGAIHGLGFGDDAKAAIMTRGLAEISRLGVAMGANPLTFIGLSGVGDLIVTCTSVHSRNWRAGNLLGKGHSLDEVLENMGMIVEGVSTTKAAYELSQQLNVEMPITEAIYKVLYEGQDVKQAAKEIMLRDGKTENEFSI; this is translated from the coding sequence ATGAAACAAAAAGTTGCGGTTTTAGGTCCTGGTTCGTGGGGAACTGCATTGGCTCAAGTTTTAGCAGAAAATGGTCATGAGGTTCGTATTTGGGGACATAATAAAGCACAGATTGATGAAATCAACAATTACCACACGAATCGTCATTATCTTCCTGATCTGGTTATCCCAGAATCGATTCAAGGGAAGATGTCATTAGAGGAATGTATTCAAGATGCAGATGCAGTATTGTTTGTTGTTCCGACAAAAGCGATTCGTTCGGTCGCTCAAGAATTTACAGCGAAATGCAAGAATCAGCCGTTGATTATCCATGCTAGTAAAGGCTTGGAACAAGGTAGCCATAAACGAATCTCTGAGGTTTTGATGGAAGAAATTCCAGCAGAGAAAAGACACGGAGTGGTTGTTTTATCTGGTCCGAGTCATGCAGAAGAAGTCGCAGTTCATGATATTACAACGATTACTGCTGCAAGTGAGAGCTTAGCAGAAGCAACCTACGTACAGTCATTATTTATGAATGATTATTTTAGAATTTATACTAATGATGATGTGATTGGTGTTGAAACTGGCGCGGCTTTGAAAAATATCATTGCCTTAGGTGCAGGTGCGATTCATGGATTAGGCTTTGGTGATGATGCCAAAGCGGCGATCATGACACGTGGTTTAGCTGAAATCAGTCGTTTGGGTGTGGCAATGGGCGCAAATCCTTTAACGTTTATCGGTTTAAGTGGAGTTGGTGACTTAATCGTTACATGCACAAGTGTACATTCGCGTAATTGGCGTGCAGGAAATCTGCTTGGAAAAGGGCATAGTTTGGATGAAGTTCTTGAAAACATGGGAATGATCGTTGAAGGTGTTTCAACAACCAAAGCAGCGTATGAGTTATCTCAACAGCTAAACGTTGAGATGCCAATTACAGAGGCAATTTATAAAGTGTTATATGAAGGACAAGATGTAAAACAAGCAGCAAAAGAAATTATGCTGCGTGATGGTAAAACAGAAAATGAATTTTCTATATAA
- a CDS encoding UTP--glucose-1-phosphate uridylyltransferase gives MKVKKAVIPAAGLGTRFLPATKAMAKEMLPIVDKPTIQFIVEEALASGIEDILIVTGKAKRPIEDHFDANFELESNLREKNKTDLLKLVEETTDVNLHFIRQSHPKGLGHAVLQAKAFVGNEPFVVMLGDDIMEDKIPLSKQLMNDYEETHASTIAVMKVPHEETSKYGIINPEAEVSKGLYNVNNFVEKPTPEEAPSDLAIIGRYLLTPEIFHVLESQEPGAGGEIQLTDAIDTLNKTQRVFAREFTGKRYDVGDKFGFMKTSIEYGLVHPEVKDNLREYIIELGAELAKEDAPKNK, from the coding sequence ATGAAAGTAAAAAAAGCGGTTATTCCAGCAGCTGGACTGGGAACAAGATTTTTACCAGCAACAAAAGCAATGGCAAAAGAAATGCTGCCGATTGTAGATAAACCAACGATTCAATTTATCGTGGAAGAAGCTCTAGCTTCAGGAATCGAAGACATTTTGATCGTCACGGGAAAAGCAAAACGTCCGATTGAAGATCATTTTGATGCAAACTTTGAATTAGAAAGTAATCTTCGTGAAAAAAATAAAACAGATCTCTTGAAATTAGTAGAAGAAACGACAGATGTCAATCTTCACTTTATTCGTCAATCTCATCCAAAAGGCTTAGGACATGCTGTTTTACAAGCCAAAGCATTTGTTGGCAATGAACCGTTTGTTGTGATGCTTGGTGATGATATCATGGAAGACAAAATACCTTTGTCAAAACAATTGATGAATGATTATGAAGAAACACATGCATCTACTATTGCTGTAATGAAAGTCCCACATGAAGAAACGTCAAAATATGGCATCATCAATCCGGAAGCGGAAGTTTCTAAGGGCTTGTACAATGTCAATAATTTTGTTGAAAAGCCAACACCTGAAGAGGCGCCAAGTGATTTAGCGATCATTGGTCGTTACTTGTTAACACCCGAAATTTTCCACGTGTTAGAATCACAAGAACCAGGTGCTGGTGGTGAAATCCAGTTAACGGATGCCATTGATACATTGAATAAAACGCAACGTGTCTTTGCTCGTGAGTTTACTGGCAAACGTTATGATGTAGGCGATAAGTTTGGCTTTATGAAAACGAGTATTGAGTATGGATTAGTTCACCCAGAAGTGAAGGATAACCTACGTGAGTACATTATTGAACTAGGCGCTGAACTTGCTAAAGAAGATGCACCTAAAAATAAATAA
- a CDS encoding general stress protein, whose product MTGGEVAAIIAAVAFAVLVVFIVLVLLKIGKTVERVTTTVDEANKTIEIVTKDVDILSRQVEGLLVKSNELLDDVNKKVATIDPLFAAVADLSESVSELNYSSRNLLGKVGSVGKTTAKAGVVSKVGGAAFRAFRPKKSSKTSETTK is encoded by the coding sequence ATGACAGGTGGAGAGGTTGCAGCGATTATTGCAGCAGTGGCGTTTGCTGTATTAGTAGTGTTTATTGTTTTAGTATTGCTAAAAATCGGAAAAACGGTGGAAAGAGTTACGACCACAGTTGACGAAGCAAATAAAACGATTGAGATTGTAACAAAAGATGTAGATATTTTATCTAGACAGGTAGAGGGACTTTTGGTAAAAAGTAATGAGTTGCTAGACGATGTCAATAAGAAAGTAGCAACAATTGATCCATTATTTGCTGCAGTGGCAGATTTGAGTGAAAGTGTTTCAGAACTAAACTATTCTAGTCGAAATTTACTTGGAAAAGTTGGCTCTGTAGGGAAGACAACAGCCAAAGCAGGTGTTGTCAGCAAAGTGGGTGGAGCGGCTTTTAGGGCATTTCGTCCCAAAAAATCATCAAAAACAAGTGAAACAACCAAATAA
- a CDS encoding general stress protein: MAKKGGFFLGAIIGGTAAAVAALLLAPKSGKELREDLANQADDFKDKATDYTDYAVQKGSELSSIAKDKASVLGEQAGDLAGNVKDKTKDSLDKAQGVSDTVLESFKKQTGDLSDRFKKTAKDVNDQVDELGDIAEDASDDIFIDVKESAKKAKETVSEGVAEAKEVTKDVPEKAEDAKEDTKKAVKETIEDVKGK; this comes from the coding sequence ATGGCGAAAAAAGGTGGCTTTTTTTTAGGAGCAATTATTGGTGGAACGGCAGCAGCGGTGGCAGCACTTTTATTGGCACCAAAATCAGGTAAAGAATTACGTGAAGATTTAGCAAACCAAGCAGATGATTTTAAAGACAAAGCAACGGATTATACAGATTACGCTGTACAAAAAGGTTCTGAATTATCATCAATTGCTAAAGATAAAGCGAGTGTGTTAGGTGAGCAAGCAGGTGATTTAGCTGGGAATGTAAAAGATAAGACAAAAGATTCTCTTGATAAAGCTCAAGGTGTTTCAGATACGGTATTGGAATCCTTTAAAAAACAAACTGGCGATTTATCTGATCGCTTTAAGAAAACGGCTAAAGACGTCAATGATCAAGTGGACGAATTAGGCGATATCGCAGAAGACGCCTCTGATGATATTTTTATAGACGTTAAAGAATCTGCAAAAAAAGCCAAAGAAACTGTTTCTGAAGGTGTTGCTGAAGCAAAAGAAGTAACGAAAGATGTTCCGGAAAAAGCAGAAGACGCAAAAGAAGATACCAAAAAAGCGGTTAAAGAAACAATAGAAGACGTTAAAGGTAAATAG
- a CDS encoding dipeptidase: MNQEKINELKKWMADTNTDLTYISDPGHIAYFSGYKSDPHERVLALFISLNHDPFLFTPALEVEDAANSSWNYPVYGYLDSENPWEKIAQLIKKNETPTKIATEKDALTVARFDRLNHYFPASDFSANVTPIIEKLQLLKTPSEISTLMEAGNWADVALEIGFKAIQEGAKEQEILAEIEYQLKRQGIRSMSFDTLVLTGTNAASPHGNPGSTAVEKHDFVLFDLGVVYNGYCSDVTRTVAYKEPTDFQKEIYSIVLEAQLKAMDAVKPGVTAGELDEVARGVISGYGYGEYFNHRLGHGIGTTVHEYPSLVTGNDLVIEEGMCFSIEPGIYIPNQVGVRIEDCLHVTQSGCEAFTKTPKDLMIFN, from the coding sequence ATGAACCAAGAAAAAATCAATGAACTAAAAAAATGGATGGCCGACACGAACACTGATCTTACTTATATTAGTGATCCTGGGCATATTGCCTACTTTTCAGGCTATAAAAGCGATCCTCATGAACGGGTTTTAGCCTTATTTATTTCATTAAATCATGACCCTTTTTTATTTACACCAGCGTTAGAAGTGGAAGATGCAGCAAATAGTTCATGGAATTATCCAGTCTATGGCTACCTAGATAGCGAGAATCCTTGGGAAAAAATTGCTCAACTCATCAAAAAAAATGAAACACCAACTAAAATCGCAACAGAGAAAGATGCTTTAACTGTTGCTCGTTTTGATCGTTTAAATCATTATTTCCCAGCCAGTGATTTCTCAGCAAACGTTACACCCATCATTGAAAAATTACAATTGCTAAAAACTCCTTCTGAAATTTCTACGCTTATGGAAGCCGGTAATTGGGCTGATGTTGCCTTAGAGATCGGCTTTAAAGCCATTCAAGAAGGCGCTAAAGAACAAGAAATATTAGCAGAAATCGAGTATCAACTAAAACGTCAAGGCATTCGTTCAATGAGTTTTGATACTTTAGTACTAACAGGAACAAATGCTGCAAGTCCTCATGGAAATCCAGGCAGTACAGCTGTTGAAAAACACGACTTTGTTTTATTTGATTTAGGTGTTGTTTACAATGGCTACTGCAGTGACGTTACTCGAACAGTTGCCTACAAAGAGCCGACAGATTTCCAAAAAGAAATCTACTCCATCGTTTTAGAAGCCCAATTAAAAGCAATGGACGCTGTAAAACCAGGTGTCACAGCTGGCGAATTAGATGAAGTTGCTCGCGGTGTTATTAGCGGTTACGGCTATGGTGAATATTTCAATCACCGATTAGGCCACGGGATCGGAACGACTGTCCATGAATACCCTTCACTTGTGACAGGAAATGACTTAGTTATCGAAGAGGGTATGTGTTTTTCTATTGAACCTGGCATCTACATTCCTAACCAAGTCGGAGTACGTATTGAAGATTGCTTACATGTCACACAATCCGGCTGTGAAGCTTTTACAAAAACACCAAAAGACTTAATGATCTTCAATTGA
- a CDS encoding catabolite control protein A, translating into MEKQTITIYDVAREANVSMATVSRVVNGNPNVKPATRKKVLEVIDRLDYRPNAVARGLASKKTTTVGVIIPDVSNIFFASLARGIDDVATMYKYNIILANSDSNDQKEVNVLNNLLAKQVDGIIFMGHHITDEIRGEFSRSKTPVVLAGSIDPDEQVGSVNIDYAEATKDATNLLAKNGNKKIAFVSGALIDPINGQNRIKGYKEALADNGLTYNEGLIFESEYKFKAGISLAERIRNSGATAAYVTDDELAIGLLDGMIDAGVKVPEEFEIITSNNSLLTEVARPRLSSVTQPLYDIGAVAMRLLTKLMNKEEIEDKTVILPYGIDQKDSTK; encoded by the coding sequence ATGGAAAAACAAACAATTACAATTTATGATGTTGCACGTGAAGCAAATGTATCCATGGCGACTGTATCTCGTGTAGTCAATGGCAATCCCAATGTAAAACCTGCTACACGCAAAAAAGTGTTAGAAGTGATTGACCGCTTAGATTACCGTCCCAATGCTGTCGCTCGTGGTTTAGCAAGTAAAAAGACAACAACTGTGGGTGTGATCATTCCTGATGTTAGCAATATCTTTTTTGCTTCGTTAGCTCGAGGGATCGATGATGTTGCAACAATGTATAAATACAACATTATTTTAGCGAACTCTGACAGTAATGATCAAAAAGAAGTCAATGTACTGAATAATCTTTTGGCTAAACAAGTTGATGGAATCATTTTTATGGGTCACCATATTACAGATGAAATCCGTGGCGAGTTTTCTCGTTCTAAAACTCCTGTTGTTCTGGCTGGTTCGATTGATCCAGATGAACAAGTAGGTAGTGTAAATATTGATTATGCGGAAGCGACAAAAGATGCAACGAATTTATTGGCTAAAAACGGCAATAAAAAAATTGCTTTTGTCAGCGGTGCATTGATCGATCCAATCAATGGTCAAAACCGTATTAAAGGCTATAAAGAAGCTTTAGCTGATAATGGTTTAACCTATAATGAAGGTTTGATTTTTGAATCTGAGTATAAATTTAAAGCAGGTATCTCATTAGCTGAACGTATCCGTAACAGTGGGGCGACAGCCGCTTATGTGACGGACGATGAACTGGCTATCGGTTTATTGGATGGCATGATTGATGCTGGTGTGAAAGTACCAGAAGAGTTTGAAATCATTACAAGCAATAACTCATTACTAACCGAAGTTGCTCGTCCGCGTCTTTCAAGCGTGACACAACCATTATATGATATCGGTGCTGTAGCAATGCGTTTATTGACAAAATTAATGAATAAAGAAGAAATCGAAGATAAGACAGTTATCTTGCCATATGGTATAGATCAAAAAGATTCAACTAAATAA
- a CDS encoding transglycosylase, whose product MYHFIEVKLLDNQDNSHRTEQHSNKVPEKKKIFLIINVVIRVLQSLFVFAVVVLLLGGALGMGIGMGYFAFLVEDTQPPTKEELQTEISDITEVSRMTYADGTNIAMIKSDLVRTRVDGEHISPLLKKAIISTEDEYFEEHKGVVPKAVIRALVSDATGMGGSSGGSTLTQQLVKQQILTDETTFKRKANEILLAYRIEKYFSKDEIVTTYLNVSPFGRNNKGENIAGVEEAAKGLFGKSANDLTLPQAAFIAGLPQSPIIYTPYSNTGALKADENLAYGMKRKDFVLFSMYREKAITKEEYEAAKSYDLKQDFQPQQESNQNTEGYLYYAVLEQAVSEIMDINIEKAGVKKETLDTLGLSQYEDQARKEIQNRGYTIQSTIDQGVYDTMQNAVANYGYMLDDGYGAGLVETGNVLMDNKTGRIIGFVAGRDYNISQSNHALDTLRQVGSTIKPISVYGPAIDQGMIGSESRLANYPTSYKGGGELTNATNSGTNTFDTVRHSLEWSYNIPVYHLNEAMKTQMGDDNFSYNNYLSKMNYPASDAWSYQSAPLGAVEATVLTQTNGFQTLANKGKYQKGYMIEKITDNSGKVIYEHKEAPVQVYSEATASIMNDMMRSVLDSKITTPFKNMINGLNPAFGSVDWIGKTGTTDLYKDAWLVVSTPTITLGSWTGYDIPTAMSPNSGDQNSTYLANLANAIYSVRPDLFGVGEKFTLSNDVIKSNVSSFTGEKPGTFTYNGGTYTAPGPNVESFYAKDGAPKSQYKFGYGGSDANYSAYWGRYATSPPSSSNSGSTTTPSSSEKKEEKKKEDDKKENNN is encoded by the coding sequence ATGTATCATTTTATTGAGGTGAAGCTTTTGGACAATCAGGATAATTCCCACAGAACGGAACAACATTCTAATAAAGTACCAGAAAAGAAAAAGATTTTTTTGATTATAAATGTAGTGATTCGGGTACTGCAATCATTATTTGTCTTTGCAGTCGTTGTCCTACTTTTAGGTGGTGCTTTAGGCATGGGGATCGGTATGGGCTATTTTGCATTTCTAGTTGAAGATACTCAACCACCGACAAAAGAAGAACTCCAGACTGAGATCAGTGATATCACAGAAGTCTCACGAATGACTTATGCTGACGGAACCAATATTGCTATGATCAAATCTGACCTTGTCAGAACAAGAGTTGATGGAGAACATATCTCTCCATTGCTGAAAAAAGCCATCATTTCTACTGAGGATGAATATTTTGAAGAACATAAAGGTGTCGTTCCAAAGGCTGTTATACGTGCTTTGGTTTCAGATGCAACAGGTATGGGCGGCTCATCTGGAGGATCAACACTGACACAACAGTTAGTTAAACAACAAATCTTGACAGATGAAACAACGTTCAAACGAAAAGCCAATGAAATTTTGCTAGCTTATCGTATTGAGAAGTATTTTTCAAAAGATGAGATCGTGACTACTTATCTAAATGTTTCCCCTTTTGGCCGTAATAACAAAGGTGAAAATATTGCTGGTGTTGAAGAAGCAGCCAAAGGACTATTTGGCAAAAGTGCCAATGACTTAACGCTTCCGCAAGCAGCCTTTATCGCTGGACTTCCGCAAAGCCCAATCATTTATACCCCTTATAGCAATACTGGGGCGTTGAAAGCTGATGAAAATTTGGCCTATGGAATGAAACGTAAAGACTTTGTTTTATTCAGTATGTATCGTGAAAAAGCTATTACAAAAGAAGAATATGAAGCAGCGAAAAGTTATGATTTAAAACAAGACTTTCAACCACAGCAAGAATCAAATCAAAACACTGAAGGCTATTTGTACTATGCTGTATTGGAACAAGCAGTCAGCGAAATAATGGATATCAATATAGAAAAAGCCGGCGTGAAAAAAGAAACACTAGACACATTAGGCCTTTCTCAATATGAAGACCAAGCGCGAAAAGAAATCCAAAATCGTGGCTACACGATTCAATCAACAATCGATCAGGGTGTTTATGATACCATGCAAAACGCTGTGGCAAATTATGGATACATGCTTGATGATGGATACGGCGCCGGACTCGTCGAAACAGGGAATGTTTTGATGGATAATAAAACTGGGAGAATCATTGGTTTTGTGGCAGGTCGAGATTATAATATCAGTCAAAGTAATCATGCCTTAGACACCTTACGCCAAGTTGGTTCTACCATTAAACCTATTTCAGTTTACGGCCCTGCAATTGACCAAGGAATGATCGGATCAGAAAGTCGTTTGGCGAATTACCCTACTTCTTATAAAGGTGGCGGAGAGTTAACCAATGCGACAAATTCTGGAACCAATACCTTTGATACCGTGCGTCATTCGTTAGAATGGTCCTATAATATTCCTGTCTACCATTTAAATGAAGCGATGAAAACACAAATGGGTGACGACAATTTCTCTTATAATAACTATCTTAGTAAAATGAACTACCCCGCAAGTGATGCTTGGTCTTATCAATCAGCTCCATTAGGTGCGGTTGAAGCAACCGTCCTTACCCAAACGAACGGTTTTCAAACCTTAGCAAACAAAGGGAAATATCAAAAAGGCTATATGATTGAAAAAATTACTGACAATAGCGGCAAAGTGATTTATGAACATAAAGAAGCACCTGTTCAAGTATACTCTGAAGCAACTGCTTCAATCATGAATGACATGATGCGTTCTGTCTTAGATTCAAAAATAACTACTCCGTTTAAAAATATGATCAATGGTCTTAATCCTGCTTTTGGAAGCGTTGACTGGATCGGTAAAACAGGAACAACAGATTTATACAAAGATGCTTGGTTAGTTGTTTCTACACCAACGATCACATTAGGTTCATGGACAGGTTATGATATACCCACGGCTATGAGTCCAAACAGCGGCGATCAAAACAGTACGTATCTTGCCAACTTAGCAAATGCAATCTATTCTGTCAGACCTGATCTATTCGGTGTTGGTGAAAAATTCACCCTTTCAAATGACGTAATCAAATCCAACGTGTCAAGCTTCACAGGAGAAAAGCCTGGAACATTTACGTATAATGGCGGAACTTACACTGCTCCTGGACCAAACGTCGAATCTTTCTATGCAAAAGATGGCGCTCCAAAAAGCCAATACAAATTTGGCTATGGCGGATCAGATGCAAATTATAGTGCCTATTGGGGGCGTTACGCAACATCTCCCCCGTCATCTTCAAACTCTGGTTCAACAACCACTCCTTCTTCTTCTGAGAAAAAAGAAGAGAAGAAAAAAGAAGACGATAAAAAAGAAAATAATAATTAA